A genomic window from Raphanus sativus cultivar WK10039 unplaced genomic scaffold, ASM80110v3 Scaffold1598, whole genome shotgun sequence includes:
- the LOC108820788 gene encoding protein SCO1 homolog 2, mitochondrial, protein MFAVRRLLLSCKQGANQAASFLRGSSRRTQSFNYSQSTRQGGTHGRTDLKPQLPLGTAQTYSRSRARYAAPALALGFTGFLAFLHYNDERRAVPKGQPSRSNSSGCGCGSNTTVRGPIIGGPFTLMSTQNKIVTEKDLRDKWVLLYFGYSFSPDVGPDQLKMISRAVHKLESNHDQKILPVFVTLDPVRDTPSHLHAYLKEYDDRILGLTGSASAMRQMAQEYRVYFKKVQEDGDDYLVDTSHNMYLLNPKMEVVRCFGVEYNPDDLAQEVIKEVTSLSQ, encoded by the exons atgtttgctGTTCGGCGTCTTCTTCTTTCCTGCAAACAAGGTGCGAATCAGGCGGCCAGTTTTCTCCGAGG GTCATCTAGAAGAACTCAGTCATTCAATTACAGTCAATCGACAAGACAGGGGGGGACACATGGAAGGACAGATCTTAAACCTCAGTTGCCTCTCGGAACCGCTCAAACTTACTCTCGCTCGCGTGCTCGTTATGCTGCT CCAGCACTTGCGCTTGGGTTTACTGGATTCTTAGCCTTTCTTCATTACAACGACGAAAGGAGAGCTGTTCCTAAAG GTCAACCAAGCAGAAGCAATAGTAGCGGTTGTGGCTGTGGTTCTAATACAACAGTCAGAGGTCCTATTATCGGAGGTCCGTTCACGCTTATGAGCACACAGAACAAGATTGTCACTGAGAAAGACTTGCGTGATAAATGGGTTCTCCTCTACTTTGGATACTCGTTTTCCCCTGATGTTGGACCTGACCAGCTTAAGATGATCTCCAGAGCTGTTCATAAACTAG AGTCTAATCATGACCAGAAGATTCTGCCTGTCTTTGTTACTCTTGACCCTGTACGAGATACGCCTTCTCATCTCCACGCCTACTTGAAAG AGTATGATGATAGAATACTTGGATTGACTGGATCTGCAAGTGCAATGAGGCAAATGGCACAGGAGTATCGTGTTTATTTCAAGAAGGTTCAAGAAGATGGAGATGATTACCTCGTTGATACTTCTCACAACAT GTACTTGTTGAATCCGAAGATGGAGGTTGTGAGATGCTTTGGAGTTGAGTATAATCCAGATGACCTCGCACAAGAGGTTATTAAAGAAGTTACTTCCCTTTCACAGTGA